A genomic window from Ruminiclostridium cellulolyticum H10 includes:
- the serA gene encoding phosphoglycerate dehydrogenase: MKIIVTERIAEDGINYLKENGHEVDTRYGISHEELLETIEDYDAIIVRSVTKVNEELLQRASKLKVAGRAGNGIDNIEVPACTKRGIIVVNTPESNIMAAAELAVGHAYAIFRNIPQAHWAGKAQNDFRRSRFNGNELDEKTAGIIGLGRIGSIVATKLKGSNMKVIAYDPYITDEKFKKLGVERCDTLEELLKQSDLISLHTPKTSETYGMIGEEQLKLCKKDVRIVNAARGGLVNEEALYNAIKEGHVAAAALDVLDPEPNYDKKPEDQDYQNKLFELDNVIITPHLGASTAEANYNVGTAVSKLVSDALKGEMVAAVNMPPMKNKDLNEMKPYLDLAEILGKIYYQAEKETVNKIEIVYSGELAEQETKILSLSVLKGFLDIVIKEKVNYVNAEFIAKNMGISIVESKTSQLEKYTNLITVKFFTKSKVLSVSGTVFAIQEIRVVDFFGYKLDFEPTPYVLAIQNVDVPGIIGQIGTILGASDINIAAMQWSRNHKGEKAVAFVSVDCEVPANVLELLKKINGVLKVTLLKF; this comes from the coding sequence ATGAAAATAATTGTAACGGAGCGAATTGCAGAAGATGGCATTAACTATCTTAAGGAAAACGGTCATGAAGTAGATACAAGGTATGGAATTTCTCATGAGGAATTACTTGAGACTATAGAAGATTACGATGCAATAATAGTAAGAAGTGTTACAAAAGTAAATGAAGAACTTTTGCAAAGGGCCAGCAAATTAAAGGTTGCAGGACGTGCAGGAAACGGCATTGACAATATTGAAGTTCCCGCATGTACCAAGAGAGGTATTATTGTAGTTAATACACCTGAAAGTAATATCATGGCTGCTGCTGAGCTGGCAGTCGGACATGCATATGCGATATTCAGAAACATACCGCAGGCACATTGGGCAGGTAAAGCTCAGAATGATTTCAGAAGAAGCAGGTTCAATGGCAACGAGCTTGATGAAAAGACAGCCGGAATAATCGGTCTGGGTAGAATTGGTTCTATAGTAGCCACAAAACTCAAGGGATCCAATATGAAGGTAATTGCATACGACCCGTATATAACTGATGAAAAGTTTAAAAAGCTTGGCGTAGAAAGATGTGATACTCTTGAAGAACTTTTGAAACAGAGTGATCTTATTTCTCTGCATACACCTAAGACATCGGAAACCTACGGAATGATAGGCGAAGAACAACTAAAGCTCTGTAAAAAGGACGTAAGAATAGTAAATGCCGCAAGAGGCGGACTTGTAAATGAAGAGGCCTTATATAATGCAATCAAAGAAGGCCATGTAGCAGCTGCTGCACTGGATGTTCTTGATCCTGAGCCGAACTATGACAAAAAACCCGAAGATCAGGATTATCAAAACAAGCTTTTTGAACTTGACAATGTGATAATTACTCCTCACCTTGGAGCTTCCACTGCTGAAGCAAACTACAATGTAGGTACTGCAGTTTCAAAGCTTGTTTCAGACGCACTGAAAGGTGAAATGGTTGCAGCTGTTAACATGCCTCCTATGAAAAATAAGGATTTGAATGAGATGAAACCCTATCTTGATTTGGCTGAAATACTTGGTAAAATTTATTACCAGGCTGAAAAAGAAACAGTTAATAAGATTGAGATAGTTTACAGCGGAGAACTTGCAGAACAGGAAACAAAAATATTGTCACTTTCAGTTTTAAAGGGCTTCCTTGATATAGTAATTAAAGAAAAGGTAAATTATGTAAATGCAGAGTTTATTGCAAAAAACATGGGAATATCCATTGTAGAAAGCAAAACCTCACAGCTAGAAAAATACACTAACCTGATTACTGTTAAATTCTTTACAAAGAGTAAGGTATTATCTGTTTCCGGTACTGTATTTGCAATACAGGAAATACGTGTTGTAGACTTCTTCGGCTACAAACTCGACTTTGAACCTACTCCTTATGTTTTAGCAATTCAGAATGTAGACGTTCCGGGTATTATCGGTCAGATAGGAACTATACTCGGTGCCAGTGATATCAATATTGCTGCCATGCAGTGGAGCAGAAATCACAAAGGTGAAAAGGCGGTTGCATTTGTAAGCGTTGACTGCGAAGTTCCGGCAAATGTCCTTGAACTTCTTAAAAAGATAAACGGTGTATTAAAGGTAACATTACTTAAATTCTAA
- a CDS encoding pyridoxal-phosphate-dependent aminotransferase family protein, with translation MEKEKLLMTPGPTMVPPRVLEVMRRQIIHHRTKEFETIYDELEEDLKFVFQTKNMVLMFSSSGTGAMESAIVNLFSQGDKVLAISIGAFGDRFADIASTYGLNVQKLAVNWSEAVNVSEVKKILDADVNNEIKAILVTHNETSTGVTNDIEALGKLTKDTERLLVVDAISSLGGLDLQMDNWGIDLVVTGSQKALMAPPGLAYAALSDKAWEAVGKSKLPKFYWDYKKYRKGLLKESENPPYTPAISLLIAQAEALKMMKEEGLENVYARHKKLALATQAGVKALGLELFPDEKVSSYIITAVKAPEDIDIAKVIKTMNLKYDIMITGGQKHLKGKIFRIGHCGYTDGLDLIKTFAALEYSLSEAGYKVEMGASVGAVQKALL, from the coding sequence GTGGAAAAAGAAAAATTACTTATGACTCCAGGACCTACAATGGTTCCACCAAGGGTTTTAGAAGTTATGAGAAGACAAATTATTCATCATAGGACAAAGGAATTTGAAACTATTTATGATGAACTGGAAGAAGATTTAAAATTTGTTTTTCAAACAAAAAATATGGTACTTATGTTTTCATCTTCCGGAACAGGTGCAATGGAATCTGCCATCGTCAATCTATTTTCACAGGGAGATAAGGTGCTGGCAATAAGCATAGGAGCTTTTGGAGATAGATTTGCAGATATAGCTTCGACCTATGGTCTTAACGTTCAAAAACTGGCTGTTAATTGGAGTGAAGCGGTAAATGTTTCAGAAGTAAAAAAAATATTGGATGCAGACGTTAATAATGAAATTAAGGCAATCCTTGTTACGCATAATGAAACATCAACCGGTGTTACAAACGATATTGAAGCACTTGGAAAACTCACGAAAGATACTGAAAGACTTTTGGTGGTTGATGCCATAAGCTCTCTTGGAGGCTTGGACCTTCAGATGGATAACTGGGGAATAGACTTGGTTGTAACAGGCTCACAGAAGGCGTTGATGGCACCTCCGGGACTGGCATATGCAGCATTAAGTGATAAGGCATGGGAAGCAGTTGGCAAATCCAAACTTCCTAAATTTTATTGGGACTACAAAAAGTATAGAAAAGGGTTGTTGAAGGAATCAGAGAATCCGCCATATACTCCAGCTATTTCTTTATTAATAGCTCAGGCAGAGGCCTTGAAGATGATGAAGGAAGAAGGCCTTGAAAATGTATATGCAAGACACAAAAAACTTGCATTGGCAACTCAGGCAGGAGTAAAGGCACTTGGTCTTGAACTGTTCCCTGATGAGAAGGTATCTTCATACATAATAACTGCTGTTAAAGCACCAGAGGATATCGATATTGCAAAAGTTATAAAAACTATGAACCTTAAGTATGACATAATGATCACAGGCGGTCAGAAGCATCTCAAGGGGAAAATATTCAGAATAGGGCACTGCGGATATACAGATGGTCTCGATCTTATTAAAACATTTGCAGCTTTAGAGTACTCTTTGAGTGAAGCAGGCTATAAAGTTGAAATGGGAGCATCGGTTGGAGCAGTTCAGAAAGCACTACTATAG
- a CDS encoding DUF3842 family protein: MRIAVIDGQGGGIGKLIIEKLRSAFGNEIDLLALGTNALAASLMLKAGANEGASGENAILFNAPKVDIIIGTIGIVCANSMLGELTPVMAAAIAQSAAIKILIPLNRCNIIVTGTKDEPLPHHLDDAIALVGNVIRSDKSVRG; this comes from the coding sequence ATGCGGATTGCAGTTATAGATGGTCAGGGCGGGGGCATAGGAAAGCTTATAATAGAAAAGCTCCGTTCTGCATTTGGCAATGAAATTGACTTGCTTGCATTGGGCACAAATGCACTGGCTGCATCGTTAATGCTTAAGGCGGGTGCAAATGAGGGTGCCTCCGGGGAAAATGCAATTTTATTTAATGCACCAAAGGTGGACATAATAATTGGTACAATAGGGATTGTATGTGCAAATTCCATGTTGGGAGAGCTTACGCCCGTAATGGCAGCGGCTATTGCACAAAGTGCAGCAATAAAAATATTGATTCCGCTGAACAGATGTAATATCATAGTAACCGGGACGAAGGACGAGCCGCTTCCTCATCATTTGGATGATGCCATAGCTCTAGTCGGAAACGTAATAAGGAGTGATAAAAGTGTGCGAGGCTAA
- a CDS encoding energy-coupling factor ABC transporter ATP-binding protein, which yields MSHHKIELEEVSFSYPDGHQALDDITFLLGHGESVGVVGANGAGKSTLLSILSGILFPQKGNVRIGDIPVTKKTLAEVRRSIGLVFQEPDDQLFMTSVYDDVAFGPRNYQLDEKEVEERVNHALEEVGIPHLKDRPPYKLSGGEKKLAAIAAVISMEPDILIMDEPTASLDPKARRKIMNILKGFRHTKIITSHDLDMIMDMCERTIVLKNGKIAADGPTTDILGDSGLMERCGLELPLAMQNCPVCGKTKPFE from the coding sequence ATGAGTCATCACAAAATAGAATTGGAAGAAGTCAGCTTCAGTTATCCTGACGGGCATCAGGCACTTGATGATATCACTTTTTTGCTTGGTCACGGGGAATCGGTGGGTGTTGTTGGGGCTAACGGAGCAGGGAAATCCACACTGCTTTCAATATTATCCGGAATACTGTTTCCCCAGAAAGGAAATGTAAGAATAGGTGATATCCCCGTTACAAAGAAAACCCTTGCAGAAGTAAGGCGCAGCATAGGTCTTGTGTTTCAGGAACCTGATGACCAGCTGTTTATGACATCGGTATATGATGATGTGGCTTTTGGACCAAGAAACTACCAACTGGATGAAAAAGAGGTTGAGGAAAGAGTAAACCATGCCTTGGAGGAGGTTGGAATCCCTCATCTCAAGGACCGTCCTCCATACAAGCTTTCAGGCGGTGAAAAGAAGCTGGCGGCTATAGCTGCTGTTATTTCCATGGAGCCGGACATACTGATAATGGATGAACCTACAGCTTCATTGGATCCAAAGGCAAGACGCAAGATAATGAATATTCTCAAAGGTTTTAGACATACAAAAATTATAACAAGTCACGACTTGGACATGATAATGGATATGTGTGAGAGGACAATAGTTCTGAAAAATGGCAAAATAGCGGCTGACGGGCCCACAACTGATATTTTGGGAGATAGCGGACTTATGGAGCGTTGCGGGCTTGAATTACCTCTTGCAATGCAGAACTGTCCTGTATGTGGAAAAACTAAACCCTTTGAATAA
- a CDS encoding CooT family nickel-binding protein → MCEANVYLVDKNGRETLVLDSVDKVIPGKNEIILENIYNERKAVRARIKEMELVEHRIVLESID, encoded by the coding sequence GTGTGCGAGGCTAATGTATACCTTGTAGATAAGAACGGCAGGGAGACTCTTGTACTTGATTCTGTAGACAAGGTAATTCCTGGTAAAAATGAGATAATATTGGAAAATATCTATAATGAACGAAAAGCAGTAAGGGCAAGAATAAAAGAAATGGAACTTGTTGAACATAGAATTGTTTTGGAAAGTATAGATTAA
- a CDS encoding MarR family winged helix-turn-helix transcriptional regulator gives MLAKEDMNSISNDLFLLVLHLSGRIFNPSTMFKGLPIPPSHTKVLFRLAKLGPCPVSHLANDLIISRPNMTPIIDKLIAEGYADRYDAPNDRRIIMVRLTEKAHTLLHSIEQKAKSLFVEKLSALDEKDLLNLKNIIPELNNIVLKIK, from the coding sequence ATGTTAGCCAAAGAAGATATGAATAGTATCTCAAATGATTTGTTTTTGCTTGTACTTCATCTGAGTGGCAGGATATTTAATCCATCAACTATGTTTAAAGGTCTGCCCATTCCGCCGTCACATACTAAAGTTCTGTTCAGGCTGGCAAAGCTCGGTCCCTGCCCGGTATCACACCTGGCAAATGACTTGATAATTTCCAGGCCTAATATGACACCGATTATTGACAAGCTTATTGCCGAAGGTTATGCCGACAGATATGACGCTCCAAACGATCGAAGGATAATAATGGTTAGATTAACGGAAAAAGCACATACTTTACTTCATAGCATCGAACAAAAAGCTAAAAGTTTATTTGTAGAAAAGCTATCAGCTCTTGATGAAAAGGATTTATTAAATCTTAAAAATATTATCCCTGAATTAAATAATATTGTTTTAAAGATTAAATAA
- the cbiQ gene encoding cobalt ECF transporter T component CbiQ, with amino-acid sequence MTDITGALYEIKHLDELSKRHNIVNNIHPLVKLIVTLAYIGILASFDRYQVAALIPFIMYPAVVLMICEIPVGKIIKRVLALEPFIIVAGILNPVLDRNIVHVGNITLSSGWLTLIALIIKSTLMVSAGFLLIATTGIDDIAGAMRMVRIPSIFVLMFLLTYRYIFVLIDEAERLYKGYSLRAPGQRGVKIKVWGSMLGQLLIRSFNRAQVIYQSMVLKGYNGRYDVSGHKGFKYTDGLYLLIWGVFLLTARLINIPMFIAGIFY; translated from the coding sequence ATGACAGACATAACAGGGGCATTATATGAAATAAAGCATTTGGATGAATTATCTAAAAGGCATAATATAGTAAATAATATCCATCCCCTTGTAAAGCTGATTGTTACACTGGCTTACATAGGGATACTTGCTTCATTTGATCGGTACCAGGTAGCTGCACTTATACCGTTTATAATGTATCCTGCTGTTGTCCTGATGATTTGCGAAATACCTGTAGGAAAGATTATAAAAAGGGTTCTGGCTTTGGAACCCTTTATTATTGTGGCAGGAATATTAAACCCAGTATTGGACAGAAACATTGTCCACGTTGGAAATATAACCCTGTCAAGCGGTTGGCTGACATTAATTGCACTAATAATAAAAAGTACACTAATGGTTTCAGCTGGTTTTTTGCTTATTGCAACTACGGGAATTGACGATATAGCAGGAGCAATGAGGATGGTAAGGATACCATCCATATTTGTCCTGATGTTTTTGCTGACATACAGATATATTTTTGTACTTATAGATGAAGCGGAAAGACTTTATAAAGGTTATTCACTTAGAGCACCCGGACAAAGAGGCGTAAAAATCAAGGTCTGGGGCTCAATGCTAGGACAGCTGCTTATAAGGAGCTTTAACCGGGCACAGGTCATATACCAATCCATGGTACTAAAGGGGTATAATGGGAGATACGATGTTTCCGGACATAAGGGCTTCAAGTATACCGATGGTCTTTACCTGCTGATATGGGGTGTTTTTTTACTTACGGCACGATTAATAAATATACCGATGTTTATAGCAGGAATCTTTTATTAA
- a CDS encoding tetratricopeptide repeat protein: MINKAPRLSLYFYNKALNICLKNGLEVDFIDLVLNIAVTLDTLGKQEDAVKTYNKVLEMDSNEARAYYGLAIIYDERKEFDKAIEMYKKAIEINPDYSKAYFFLANSCDESGRKDEAAEYYEKAAELEPYHFWAYNNLAAVYEEIGKYDKALIAIRKGLELEPNHFKALFNAGVIMNRLGYTQKSIAYYDTSIEKNPRYAYSYLNLSLIYMEENDIEKAIEVISKGVRFNPEASFLYYNRACFYVHTGNLNHALDDLITATDLSSELEEYMKTDNEIDPLREMELYKKRFAYI, translated from the coding sequence GTGATTAATAAAGCTCCGAGACTCTCCTTGTATTTTTATAACAAAGCTCTCAACATTTGTTTAAAAAATGGTTTGGAAGTTGACTTTATAGATTTGGTGCTGAACATTGCGGTAACCCTAGATACGCTGGGAAAGCAGGAAGATGCAGTAAAAACATATAACAAAGTTTTGGAAATGGATTCAAATGAGGCCAGAGCATATTACGGCTTGGCAATAATATATGACGAACGGAAGGAATTTGACAAAGCCATAGAAATGTACAAAAAGGCTATTGAAATAAATCCTGACTATTCAAAAGCATATTTTTTTCTTGCCAATTCATGTGATGAGAGTGGGCGAAAAGATGAAGCTGCAGAGTACTATGAAAAGGCCGCAGAGCTTGAGCCATACCACTTCTGGGCATATAATAATCTGGCTGCCGTTTACGAAGAAATCGGAAAGTACGATAAAGCCCTGATTGCTATAAGAAAAGGCCTGGAACTGGAACCCAACCATTTCAAGGCACTTTTTAATGCAGGTGTAATTATGAACAGGCTTGGATATACCCAGAAGTCTATAGCGTATTATGATACATCTATAGAAAAAAACCCAAGGTATGCATACAGCTATTTGAATCTTTCTCTTATCTATATGGAGGAAAACGACATAGAAAAAGCCATTGAGGTTATATCTAAGGGGGTAAGATTTAATCCCGAGGCTTCGTTTCTGTACTATAACAGAGCATGTTTCTATGTTCACACCGGGAATCTCAACCATGCTTTAGATGATTTAATTACTGCAACAGATTTAAGCAGTGAGTTGGAAGAGTATATGAAAACAGATAATGAAATTGACCCGCTAAGAGAGATGGAGTTGTACAAAAAAAGATTCGCATATATATAA
- a CDS encoding energy-coupling factor ABC transporter permease has protein sequence MHMGDFLLSPAVGGTVMTAAVGTAAVSIKKVRDMDEKKISLMGVMSAFVFAAQMINFTIPGTGSSGHLAGALMLSILLGPYAGFLSIAAILLIQAMFFADGGLLAYGCNVINIGFFACFIAYPLIYRTVTKKGLTRTRLMTGSILASVAALQMGAFSVVIETLLSGKTELPFAQFALAMQGIHLAIGAVEGVVTAVVVSFVWKVRPDIINAEPSDIKKKGYRSIIAGFLVAAALLAGGVSLFASANPDGLEWSIGKVAGEKEIKGETQVHKSLEKAQQDIALLPDYSFKEQENANESAGTVVSGLVGSGITIGLVVLAGYLIKLMKRKKAN, from the coding sequence ATGCATATGGGAGATTTTTTGCTGTCTCCGGCAGTCGGAGGTACAGTGATGACAGCAGCTGTGGGGACAGCAGCGGTTTCAATAAAAAAAGTAAGGGACATGGACGAGAAGAAAATCTCTTTAATGGGGGTAATGTCCGCTTTTGTTTTCGCAGCACAAATGATTAATTTTACAATACCGGGGACAGGGTCAAGTGGTCATCTGGCAGGGGCATTAATGCTTTCAATCCTGCTGGGGCCGTATGCGGGATTTTTGTCAATAGCGGCGATACTTCTTATACAGGCAATGTTCTTTGCTGACGGAGGACTGCTTGCCTATGGCTGCAATGTAATAAATATTGGTTTTTTTGCATGTTTTATTGCATACCCACTGATATACCGTACTGTAACTAAAAAAGGACTGACCAGAACTAGATTAATGACAGGAAGTATTCTGGCAAGTGTAGCGGCACTTCAGATGGGTGCTTTCAGTGTAGTAATTGAGACACTTCTTTCAGGAAAAACAGAGCTGCCCTTTGCACAGTTTGCACTTGCTATGCAGGGAATCCATCTTGCAATAGGAGCAGTGGAGGGCGTGGTTACGGCTGTGGTAGTATCCTTTGTTTGGAAGGTTAGACCTGATATTATTAATGCCGAACCGTCTGATATCAAAAAGAAGGGCTATAGGTCAATAATTGCAGGATTTCTAGTGGCTGCTGCACTTCTGGCGGGAGGAGTTTCCCTGTTTGCATCAGCTAATCCTGACGGTTTGGAATGGTCCATAGGCAAGGTAGCAGGAGAAAAGGAAATAAAGGGAGAAACCCAAGTACACAAATCTCTTGAAAAAGCACAGCAGGATATTGCTTTATTGCCTGATTACAGTTTCAAGGAACAGGAAAATGCAAATGAATCCGCGGGAACGGTTGTTTCAGGACTTGTCGGCTCTGGAATTACAATAGGGCTTGTAGTATTGGCAGGTTATCTTATAAAGCTGATGAAGCGGAAGAAAGCTAATTAA